Genomic segment of Paenalkalicoccus suaedae:
GATGAAGGTGAGTCAAGAATTCGAATCCACGGACCAACTGCAGGTGCGTCGTGAAAAACTACAAAACCTATTAGATTTAGGGATCGATCCATTCGGTGCCAAGTTTGAGCGTAGTCACGCTGCAAAAGACATCCTTGAATCCTATGGTGAAATGGAGAAGGAAGCATTAGAAGAAAAGGCGGTTGACGTTACAATCGCAGGGCGAATGATGACAAAGCGAGGCAAAGGGAAAGCTGGTTTTGCTCATATTCAAGATCTAACTGGTCAAATCCAACTGTATGTTCGTAAAGATGCAGTAGGAGACGAGCAATATGATCTTTTCACACGCGCAGATATTGGAGACATTGTCGGAGTAAAGGGACAAATCTTCAAAACAAAGGTTGGAGAGCTGTCTATTAAAGTACAAGACCTTCAAATGCTGTCTAAGTCATTGCGTCCACTTCCTGACAAGTATCATGGCTTAAAGGATGTCGAGCAACGTTATAGACAGCGTTACGTGGATCTTATTATGAATCCAGAGGTGCGCGATACATTCGTTACTCGTAGCCGCATTCTTCAGTCTATGCGCCGTTACCTAGACGACCAAGGCTTCTTAGAGGTAGAAACACCAACGATGCATTCCATCCCTGGCGGAGCTTCTGCGCGCCCATTTGTTACACATCATAATGCGCTAGATATGACGTTGTACATGCGTATTGCTATTGAATTGCACCTGAAGCGGCTTATTGTCGGTGGCCTAGAGAAGGTATATGAAATCGGCCGTGTTTTCCGCAACGAGGGTGTATCTACACGACACAACCCAGAGTTTACGATGATCGAGCTTTATGAGGCGTATGCAGACTACGAGGACATTATGGCTCTTACAGAAAATCTAGTGGCGCATATTGCGAATGACGTACATGGATCTACGAAGGTAGTCTATAATGACGTAGAAATTGATTTAACACCGAAATGGACAAGACTTCATATGGTAGATGCTATTAAAGAAGAGACAGGTGTAGACTTCTGGCAACAAATGACCGATGAAGAAGCGCGTGCATTAGCAAAAGAACACAAGGTACCTGTTAAAGATACGATGAAGTTTGGCCACGTAGTCAATGAGTTCTTCGAAATGTTTGTAGAAGAAAAGCTTATTCAGCCTACATTCATATATGGACACCCATTAGATATTTCTCCTTTGGCGAAGAAAAATGAAGAGGACCCTCGCTTTACGGATCGTTTCGAACTATTTATTGTAGGTCGCGAGCATGCGAATGCATTTACAGAGCTTAATGACCCAATTGATCAGCGCGCAAGATTCGAAGCGCAGCTCGTTGAACGTGAACAAGGTGATGATGAAGCACACATGATGGACGAAGACTTTGTAGAAGCACTTGAATACGGGATGCCTCCAACAGGTGGTTTAGGGATCGGTATCGATCGTCTCGTTATGCTGCTAACAAATTCTCCATCTATTAGAGACGTTCTTCTCTTCCCTCAAATGAGAAACCGCGAAGGCGAAGAGTAAGAGTCACGTTAGTAAAAGCGCGTCCTGGCTCTCGCCGGACGCGCTTTTATTCTTTAGAAAGAAGAGTTATATGTCATGAGGAATTCATTCAGTTTAAAGAAAAAATAATTGTTTTAAACTTTTTTTAAAAAATGTATTGCCAAAGAAACAGTTATCGTGATATATTATTTCTTGTCGCCGAGACAACACGACGACGAAAGACAAACACAGAAAAAACTTTTTAAAAAAGTTATTGACTCGATTAAGAGGCTGTGTTAATCTAATAAAGTCGCCAAAACGAGCGGCAAGCAAGAAATTGCTCTTTGAAAACTAAACAAAAGACGAAGCGAAGGAATTAAAAGAGATGAAAACCATCTCGTCAATTTTTTTTAAATGAAGAACCTAGTTCTTCAAAATGAATCGCTAGATTCGTTGTTCGAGTTTACTCGAACGTTAGTCAGAAGTTCAAACTTCGACGATTTATCGGAGAGTTTGATCCTGGCTCAGGACGAACGCTGGCGGCATGCCTAATACATGCAAGTCGAGCGCAGGAAGCATCACGATCTCTTCGGAGTGAATGATGTGGAATGAGCGGCGGACGGGTGAGTAACACGTGGGCAACCTGCCCTGTAGACTGGGATAACTTCGGGAAACCGAAGCTAATACCGGATAATCAAAGGAACCGCATGGTTCCCTTGTAAAAGTTGGGTTTTACCTAACACTACAGGATGGGCCCGCGGCGCATTAGCTAGTTGGTAAGGTAATGGCTTACCAAGGCGACGATGCGTAGCCGACCTGAGAGGGTGATCGGCCACACTGGGACTGAGACACGGCCCAGACTCCTACGGGAGGCAGCAGTAGGGAATCATCCGCAATGGGCGAAAGCCTGACGGTGCAATGCCGCGTGAACGATGAAGGTCTTCGGATCGTAAAGTTCTGTTATGAGGGAAGAACAAGTGCCGCACGAATAGACCGGCACCTTGACGGTACCTCACGAGAAAGCCCCGGCTAACTACGTGCCAGCAGCCGCGGTAATACGTAGGGGGCAAGCGTTGTCCGGAATTATTGGGCGTAAAGCGCGCGCAGGCGGTCTCTTAAGTCTGATGTGAAAGCCCACGGCTCAACCGTGGAGGGTCATTGGAAACTGGGAGACTTGAGTGTAAGAGAGGAAAGTGGAATTCCATGTGTAGCGGTGAAATGCGTAGATATATGGAGGAACACCAGTGGCGAAGGCGACTTTCTGGCTTACAACTGACGCTGAGGCGCGAAAGCGTGGGGAGCAAACAGGATTAGATACCCTGGTAGTCCACGCCGTAAACGATGAGTGCTAGGTGTTAGGGGTTTCGATGCCCTTAGTGCCGAAGTTAACACATTAAGCACTCCGCCTGGGGAGTACGGCCGCAAGGCTGAAACTCAAAGGAATTGACGGGGGCCCGCACAAGCAGTGGAGCATGTGGTTTAATTCGAAGCAACGCGAAGAACCTTACCAGGTCTTGACATCCTCTGCCACTCCTAGAGATAGGACGTTCCCCTTCGGGGGACAGAGTGACAGGTGGTGCATGGTTGTCGTCAGCTCGTGTCGTGAGATGTTGGGTTAAGTCCCGCAACGAGCGCAACCCTTGACCTTAGTTGCCAGCATTTAGTTGGGCACTCTAAGGTGACTGCCGGTGACAAACCGGAGGAAGGTGGGGACGACGTCAAATCATCATGCCCCTTATGACCTGGGCTACACACGTGCTACAATGGATGGTACAAAGGGCAGCAAAACCGCGAGGTTGAGCAAATCCCATTAGCCATTCTCAGTTCGGATTGTAGGCTGCAACTCGCCTACATGAAGCCGGAATTGCTAGTAATCGCGGATCAGCATGCCGCGGTGAATACGTTCCCGGGCCTTGTACACACCGCCCGTCACACCACGAGAGTTTGTAACACCCGAAGTCGGTGAGGTAACCTTTATGGAGCCAGCCGCCGAAGGTGGGACAGATGATTGGGGTGAAGTCGTAACAAGGTATCCCTACCGGAAGGTGGGGATGGATCACCTCCTTTCTAAGGAGCATTAAGCTCAATCGAACTTCGCATTCGATCCTTTTGTTTAGTTTTGAGAGGGTAAGCCTCTCCGGAAGAACCCCTTGTGGGGTCTATTCCGAGTTGACCTTTGAAAACTGGATAGTAAGAACATGTAGAAAAGAATCACCGGAAAATCAATCCGTTTGGAAACAAACGAAAGGTTTTTCCGAGTGTCTTAGAAGATAGCCAAGAAGTAAAACGACGTCCTAACAGTAAGTTAGGTTAAGCGAATAAGGGCGCACGGTGGATACCTTGGCACTAGGAGCCGATGAAGGACGGGACGAACACCGATATGCTTCGGGGAGCTGTAAGTAAGCGTTGATCCGGAGATTTCCGAATGGGGGAACCCACTACCCGTAATGGGGTAGGATCCATATCTGAATCCATAGGATATGAGAAGGCAGACCCAGGGAACTGAAACATCTTAGTACCTGGAGGAAGAGAAAGCAAATGCGATTTCCTTAGTAGCGGCGAGCGAAACGGAATTAGCCCAAACCAAAAGGCTTGCCTTTTGGGGTTGTAGGACATTCCATACGGAGTAAGAAAGAGAGAGTCTAGACGAAGCGATCTGGAAAGATCCGCGGTACAAGGTAACAGCCCTGTAGTCAAAAGACTCCCTCCTCCGGAGTGTATCCTGAGTACGGCGGGACACGTGAAACCCCGTCGGAATCTGGGAGGACCATCTCCCAAGGCTAAATACTCCCTAGTGACCGATAGTGAACCAGTACCGTGAGGGAAAGGTGAAAAGCACCCCGAGAGGGGAGTGAAAGAGATCTTGAAACCGTGTGCCTACAAGTAGTTGGAGCCCGTTAATGGGTGACAGCGTGCCTTTTGTAGAATGAACCGGCGAGTTACGATTACGTGCAAGGTTAAGTTGAAGAGACGGAGCCGCAGCGAAAGCGAGTCTGAATAGGGCGACATAGTACGTGGTTGTAGACCCGAAACCGGGTGATCTACCCATGTCCAGGGTGAAGTCCAGGTAACACTGGATGGAGGCCCGAACCCACGCACGTTGAAAAGTGCGGGGATGAGGTGTGGGTAGGGGTGAAATGCCAATCGAACTCGGAAATAGCTGGTTCTCCCCGAAATAGCTTTAGGGCTAGCCTCGAGGGAAGAGTATTGGAGGTAGAGCACTGATTGGACTAGGGGTCCCCACAGGATTACCGAATTCAGTCAAACTCCGAATGCCAATTACTTATCCTCGGGAGTCAGACTGCGAGTGCTAAGATCCGTAGTCAAAAGGGAAACAGCCCAGACCATCAGCTAAGGTCCCAAAGTATACGTTAAGTGGAAAAGGATGTGGAGTTGCTTAGACAACCAGGATGTTGGCTTAGAAGCAGCCATCATTGAAAGAGTGCGTAATAGCTCACTGGTCGAGTGACTCTGCGCCGAAAATGTACCGGGGCTAAACGTATCACCGAAGCTATGGATTAACACCTTGGTGTTAATGGTAGGGGAGCGTTCCAAGGGCTGCGAAGCAAGACCGGAAGGACTTGTGGAGCGCTTGGAAGTGAGAATGCCGGTATGAGTAGCGAAAAGAGGGGTGAGAATCCCCTCCGTCGAAAGCCTAAGGGTTCCTGAGGAAGGCTCGTCCACTCAGGGTTAGTCGGGACCTAAGCCGAGGCCGAAAGGCGTAGGCGATGGCAAACAGGTTGATATTCCTGTACCACCACGCTTTTGTTTGAGCAATGGGGGGACGCAGGAAGGTAGGGAATGCGCACGATTGGAAGTGTGCGCTGAAGCAGTGAGGCTGGTAGATAGGCAAATCCGTCTACCGTAAGGTTGAGCTGTGATCACGAGCGAAATTTAGTAGCGAAGTTCCCGATCCTACACTGCCAAGAAAAGCCTCTAGTGAGAAAGCTGGTGCCCGTACCGCAAACCGACACAGGTAGGCGGGAAGAGAATTCTAAGACGCGCGGGAGAACTCTCGTTAAGGAACTCGGCAAAATGACTCCGTAACTTCGGGAGAAGGAGTGCTCTATTAGGGTGCAAGCCCGAGAGAGCCGCAGTGAATAGGCCCAAACGACTGTTTATCAAAAACACAGGTCTCTGCGAAGCCGCAAGGCGAAGTATAGGGGCTGACACCTGCCCGGTGCTGGAAGGTTAAGAGGAGGGGTTATCCCTTACGGGAGAAGCTCTGAATTGAAGCCCCAGTAAACGGCGGCCGTAACTATAACGGTCCTAAGGTAGCGAAATTCCTTGTCGGGTAAGTTCCGACCCGCACGAAAGGTGCAACGATTTGGGCACTGTCTCAACGAGAGACCCGGTGAAATTATATTACCTGTGAAGATGCAGGTTACCGCGACAGGACGGAAAGACCCCATGGAGCTTTACTGTAGCTTGATATTGGATGTTGGAACAGCTTGTACAGGATAGGTAGGAGCCTTGGAAACCGGAGCGCTAGCTTCGGTGGAGGCATTGGTGGGATACTACCCTGGCTGTTTTGACATTCTAACCTCGAACCGTGATCCGGTTCAGGGACAGTGTCAGGTGGGCAGTTTGACTGGGGCGGTCGCCTCCTAAAAAGTAACGGAGGCGCCCAAAGGTTCCCTCAGAATGGTTGGAAATCATTCGCAGAGTGCAAAGGCATAAGGGAGCTTGACTGCGAGACATACAGGTCGAGCAGGGACGAAAGTCGGGCTTAGTGATCCGGCGGCACCGTATGGAAGGGCCGTCGCTCAACGGATAAAAGCTACCCTGGGGATAACAGGCTAATCTCTCCCAAGAGTCCACATCGACGGGGAGGTTTGGCACCTCGATGTCGGCTCGTCGCATCCTGGGGCTGAAGTAGGTCCCAAGGGTTGGGCTGTTCGCCCATTAAAGCGGCACGCGAGCTGGGTTCAGAACGTCGTGAGACAGTTCGGTCCCTATCCGTCGCGGGCGTTGGAAATTTGAGAGGAGCTGTCCTTAGTACGAGAGGACCGGGATGGACACACCGCTGGTGTACCAGTTGTTCCGCCAGGAGCATAGCTGGGTAGCTACGTGTGGACGGGATAAGTGCTGAAAGCATCTAAGCATGAAGCCCCCCTCAAGATGAGATTTCCCATCACTTATAGTGAGTAAGATCCCTTAGAGATGATGAGGTAGATAGGTCTCGTGTGGAAGCATAGCGATATGCGGAGCTGAGAGATACTAATCGATCGAGGGCTTAACCAAGATATATAGTTTTACAGAAGGCGTCAACTAAGACGATTCTTCTTCTACATGTTCACTATCCAGTTTTGAAAGGTCAACGACCTTTATCTTTCTTGATTCGCATAGCGGAGCAAGAAATCATAGTCTAGTGACGATAGCAGAGAGGTCACACCCGTTCCCATGCCGAACACGGAAGTTAAGCTCTCTAGCGCCGATGGTAGTTGGGGGCTGTCCCCCTGTGAGAGTAGGACGTTGCTGGGCTTTATATGGAGGATTAGCTCAGTTGGGAGAGCACCTGCCTTACAAGCAGGGGGTCGGCGGTTCGAGCCCGTCATCCTCCACCATAAAACTTTTTTAAAATAAATATTGTAATAATCACTTCTTAGTGTTATATTATATGCTGGCCTAGCTCAATTGGTAGAGCAACTGACTTGTAATCAGTAGGTTGGGGGTTCAAGTCCTCTGGCCAGCACCACTAGGAGCCATTAGCTCAGTTGGTAGAGCATCTGACTTTTAATCAGAGGGTCGAAGGTTCGAGTCCTTCATGGCTCACCATAGTTTTATTTTTGCGGGTGTGGCGGAACTGGCAGACGCGCTAGACTTAGGATCTAGTGCCTTCGGGCGTGGGGGTTCGACTCCCTTCACCCGCACCATTTGCGGAAATAGCTCAGTGGTAGAGCACCACCTTGCCAAGGTGGGGGTCGCGGGTTCGAATCCCGTTTTCCGCTCCATACATTATACTGTATGACTGTTACATAACTACCCTTGCCGGGGTGGTGGAATTGGCAGACACACAGGACTTAAAATCCTGCGGTAAGTGATTACCGTGCCGGTTCAAGTCCGGCCCTCGGCACCAATTTTATATGCGCCCGTAGCTCAATTGGATAGAGCGTTTGACTACGGATCAAAAGGTTAGGGGTTCGACTCCTCTCGGGCGCGCCATTATCGGGAAGTAGCTCAGCTTGGTAGAGCACTTGGTTTGGGACCAAGGGGTCGCAGGTTCGAATCCTGTCTTCCCGACCATTTTTTACGGGGCCTTAGCTCAGCTGGGAGAGCGCCTGCTTTGCACGCAGGAGGTCAGCGGTTCGATCCCGCTAGGCTCCACCATTGATCTTTGAAAACTAAACAAAAGACGAAGCGAAGGAATTAAAAGAGATGAAAACCATCTCGTCAATTTTTTTAAATGAAGAACCTAGTTCTTCAAAATGAATCGCTAGATTCGTTGTTCGAGTTTACTCGAATGTTAGTCAGAAGTTCAAACTTCGACGATTTATCGGAGAGTTTGATCCTGGCTCAGGACGAACGCTGGCGGCATGCCTAATACATGCAAGTCGAGCGCAGGAAGCATCACGATCTCTTCGGAGTGAATGATGTGGAATGAGCGGCGGACGGGTGAGTAACACGTGGGCAACCTGCCCTGTAGACTGGGATAACTTCGGGAAACCGAAGCTAATACCGGATAATCAAAGGAACCGCATGGTTCCCTTGTAAAAGTTGGGTTTTACCTAACACTACAGGATGGGCCCGCGGCGCATTAGCTAGTTGGTAAGGTAATGGCTTACCAAGGCGACGATGCGTAGCCGACCTGAGAGGGTGATCGGCCACACTGGGACTGAGACACGGCCAGACTCCTACGGGAGGCAGCAGTAGGGAATCATCCGCAATGGGCGAAAGCCTGACGGTGCAATGCCGCGTGAACGATGAAGGTCTTCGGATCGTAAAGTTCTGTTATGAGGAAGAACAAGTGCCGCACGAATAGACCGGCACCTTGACGGTACCTCACGAGAAAGCCCCGGCTAACTACGTGCCAGCAGCCGCGGTAATACGTAGGGGGCAAGCGTTGTCCGGAATTATTGGGCGTAAAGCGCGCGCAGGCGGTCTCTTAAGTCTGATGTGAAAGCCCACGGCTCAACCGTGGAGGGTCATTGGAAACTGGGAGACTTGAGTGTAAGAGAGGAAAGTGGAATTCCATGTGTAGCGGTGAAATGCGTAGATATATGGAGGAACACCAGTGGCGAAGGCGACTTTCTGGCTTACAACTGACGCTGAGGCGCGAAAGCGTGGGGAGCAAACAGGATTAGATACCCTGGTAGTCCACGCTGTAAACGATGAGTGCTAGGTGTTAGGGGTTTCGATGCCCTTAGTGCCGAAGTTAACACATTAAGCACTCCGCCTGGGGAGTACGGCCGCAAGGCTGAAACTCAAAGGAATTGACGGGGGCCCGCACAAGCAGTGGAGCATGTGGTTTAATTCGAAGCAACGCGAAGAACCTTACCAGGTCTTGACATCCTCTGCCACTCCTAGAGATAGGACGTTCCCCTTCGGGGGACAGAGTGACAGGTGGTGCATGGTTGTCGTCAGCTCGTGTCGTGAGATGTTGGGTTAAGTCCCGCAACGAGCGCAACCCTTGACCTTAGTTGCCAGCATTTAGTTGGGCACTCTAAGGTGACTGCCGGTGACAAACCGGAGGAAGGTGGGGACGACGTCAAATCATCATGCCCCTTATGACCTGGGCTACACACGTGCTACAATGGATGGTACAAAGGGCAGCAAAACCGCGAGGTTGAGCAAATCCCATAAAGCCATTCTCAGTTCGGATTGTAGGCTGCAACTCGCCTACATGAAGCCGGAATTGCTAGTAATCGCGGATCAGCATGCCGCGGTGAATACGTTCCCGGGCCTTGTACACACCGCCCGTCACACCACGAGAGTTTGTAACACCCGAAGTCGGTGAGGTAACCTTTATGGAGCCAGCCGCCGAAGGTGGGACAGATGATTGGGGTGAAGTCGTAACAAGGTATCCCTACCGGAAGGTGGGGATGGATCACCTCCTTTCTAAGGAGCATTAAGCTCAATCGAACTTCGCATTCGACCCTTTTGTTTAGTTTTGAGAGATCATCTCTCTAAAAACACTATATTTTTTTGTCAAAATGGGCCTGTAGCTCAGCTGGTTAGAGCGCACGCCTGATAAGCGTGAGGTCGGTGGTTCGAGTCCACTCAGGCCCACCATTTTGCACAAAATTAATTTTTGGGGCCTTAGCTCAGCTGGGAGAGCGCCTGCTTTGCACGCAGGAGGTCAGCGGTTCGATCCCGCTAGGCTCCACCATTGACCTTTGAAAACTGGATAGTAATAAACATGTAGAAAAGAATCACCGGAAAATCAATCCGTTTGGAAACAAACGAAAGGTTTTTCCGAGTGTCTTAGAAGATAGCCAAGAAGTAAAACGACGTCCTAACAGTAAGTTAGGTTAAGCGAATAAGGGCGCACGGTGGATACCTTGGCACTAGGAGCCGATGAAGGACGGGACGAACACCGATATGCTTCGGGGAGCTGTAAGTAAGCGTTGATCCGGAGATTTCCGAATGGGGGAACCCACTACCCGTAATGGGGTAGGATCCATATCTGAATCCATAGGATATGAGAAGGCAGACCCAGGGAACTGAAACATCTTAGTACCTGGAGGAAGAGAAAGCAAATGCGATTTCCTTAGTAGCGGCGAGCGAAACGGAATTAGCCCAAACCAAAAGGCTTGCCTTTTGGGGTTGTAGGACATTCCATACGGAGTAAGAAAGAGAGAGTCTAGACGAAGCGATCTGGAAAGATCCGCGGTACAAGGTAACAGCCCTGTAGTCAAAAGACTCCCTCCTCCGGAGTGTATCCTGAGTACGGCGGGACACGTGAAACCCCGTCGGAATCTGGGAGGACCATCTCCCAAGGCTAAATACTCCCTAGTGACCGATAGTGAACCAGTACCGTGAGGGAAAGGTGAAAAGCACCCCGAGAGGGGAGTGAAAGAGATCTTGAAACCGTGTGCCTACAAGTAGTTGGAGCCCGTTAATGGGTGACAGCGTGCCTTTTGTAGAATGAACCGGCGAGTTACGATTACGTGCAAGGTTAAGTTGAAGAGACGGAGCCGCAGCGAAAGCGAGTCTGAATAGGGCGACATAGTACGTGGTTGTAGACCCGAAACCGGGTGATCTACCCATGTCCAGGGTGAAGTCCAGGTAACACTGGATGGAGGCCCGAACCCACG
This window contains:
- the lysS gene encoding lysine--tRNA ligase, giving the protein MKVSQEFESTDQLQVRREKLQNLLDLGIDPFGAKFERSHAAKDILESYGEMEKEALEEKAVDVTIAGRMMTKRGKGKAGFAHIQDLTGQIQLYVRKDAVGDEQYDLFTRADIGDIVGVKGQIFKTKVGELSIKVQDLQMLSKSLRPLPDKYHGLKDVEQRYRQRYVDLIMNPEVRDTFVTRSRILQSMRRYLDDQGFLEVETPTMHSIPGGASARPFVTHHNALDMTLYMRIAIELHLKRLIVGGLEKVYEIGRVFRNEGVSTRHNPEFTMIELYEAYADYEDIMALTENLVAHIANDVHGSTKVVYNDVEIDLTPKWTRLHMVDAIKEETGVDFWQQMTDEEARALAKEHKVPVKDTMKFGHVVNEFFEMFVEEKLIQPTFIYGHPLDISPLAKKNEEDPRFTDRFELFIVGREHANAFTELNDPIDQRARFEAQLVEREQGDDEAHMMDEDFVEALEYGMPPTGGLGIGIDRLVMLLTNSPSIRDVLLFPQMRNREGEE